A single window of Granulicella cerasi DNA harbors:
- a CDS encoding TAT-variant-translocated molybdopterin oxidoreductase — MKNATVVTRIVPANKMTLAEVRTKLEGQRGKRFWKNLDELADTPEFQELMQEEFPRQAGAGEWVDSVSRRGFMKVMGASFALAGLAGCTKQPDEQIFPYVKQPEDLVLGKPMYFASAHPFPTGAVPVLVKSDAFRPIKLEGNPEHPMSKGKSDAYTQASLLDMYDPDRSREVKFRGEGSSFGAFQQAFATAAKQTDGGKGIYFVTETFTSPTLASQWKQVSAKYPNAKLAVYDAALGDATYALDTQYKLEDAEVILSLDADFLGGIAFPGFLPLSAAWAEGHRYEEGKKMSRTYAVETMPSVTGFKADHRIALKPSQIDALAAALAGTGSVSSPEAQKFVTAALADLKKAGSKGVVIAGPQSSPAVQAAAKAINQQIGAVGKTVSYGASTSEVPATALSLSDVVADINAGKVQWLVLMNVNPMYNAPADLEFAAAFSKVPTVVHLGSHLDETGYLATWHLNNTHYLESWTDARAYDGTITIIQPMIAPLYGGVSSHDVFQALLDPSISAYDAVVATAKTYIKGDFATSWKKALHDGWVEGTAGTQTGTAKIATAAKTAPSDLEIRFLTDPSLFDGRYANNGWLQELPKQVTNLSWDNAALMSLETMEKYKLEENNAVELEVAGRKVIAGVLMVPGHAPEAVTVHLGFGRHADAGRVGAGVGFASYYLRTVAGSASAPLKLTKTPDTYDLCVTKVHNIEHRGKFAQQDLEHKQYDTEGTFSLAGHEANERGIIRYATYEEAEKDAQFAHHSLASGLTTVDKVGYNPMGEDPEHSDSFFPDAWRYDRPQPTGDGYQLQYKWGMQIDLNSCVGCNACIVSCYAENNIPVVGRAQVKVGRNMQWLRIDTYFEGDLHAPKAFMQPMTCQHCENAGCEQVCPVGATVHTPEGINTMVYNRCVGTRYCSNNCPYKVRRYNWMLYSDFDTESLKFMRNPDVSVRSRGVMEKCSYCIQRVEAAKIEADKENRMVADGEILTACQQACPTEAITFGNLNDPNSKIAKLKKSERNYAVLADLNFRPRTTYTAGVINPNPELA, encoded by the coding sequence ATGAAGAACGCAACTGTGGTAACGCGTATTGTGCCGGCCAACAAGATGACGCTCGCCGAAGTGCGAACGAAGCTTGAGGGTCAGCGCGGCAAGCGCTTCTGGAAGAACCTGGACGAACTGGCGGACACGCCGGAGTTCCAGGAGCTGATGCAGGAAGAGTTCCCGCGCCAGGCTGGTGCTGGCGAGTGGGTGGATTCGGTCTCCCGCCGCGGCTTCATGAAGGTGATGGGCGCAAGCTTCGCGCTCGCTGGTCTCGCTGGCTGCACCAAGCAGCCGGATGAGCAGATTTTCCCGTACGTGAAGCAGCCTGAGGACCTCGTCCTCGGCAAGCCGATGTACTTTGCTTCGGCGCATCCGTTCCCGACGGGCGCAGTCCCCGTGCTGGTGAAGTCGGATGCCTTCCGCCCCATCAAGCTCGAGGGCAACCCTGAGCATCCGATGTCGAAGGGCAAGTCTGATGCGTACACGCAGGCTTCGCTGCTCGACATGTACGATCCCGACCGTTCGCGCGAAGTGAAGTTCCGCGGCGAAGGTTCGTCGTTCGGCGCATTCCAGCAGGCATTCGCCACCGCTGCGAAGCAGACGGATGGCGGCAAGGGCATCTACTTTGTGACGGAAACCTTCACCTCGCCGACGCTCGCGTCGCAGTGGAAGCAGGTTTCGGCGAAGTATCCGAACGCGAAGCTGGCTGTTTATGACGCTGCGCTCGGCGATGCGACCTACGCACTCGATACGCAGTACAAGCTCGAAGACGCAGAGGTAATCCTCTCGCTCGACGCTGACTTCCTCGGCGGCATCGCGTTCCCCGGCTTCCTGCCTCTTTCGGCGGCGTGGGCTGAGGGCCACCGCTACGAAGAAGGCAAGAAGATGAGCCGCACGTATGCGGTCGAGACGATGCCTTCGGTCACCGGCTTCAAGGCCGACCACCGCATCGCGCTGAAGCCGTCGCAGATTGACGCGCTGGCAGCGGCTCTGGCCGGCACCGGTTCGGTCTCCTCGCCGGAAGCGCAGAAGTTTGTCACCGCCGCTCTGGCCGACCTGAAGAAGGCCGGCTCCAAGGGTGTCGTGATCGCTGGTCCGCAGTCGAGCCCCGCGGTTCAGGCTGCTGCCAAGGCGATCAATCAGCAGATCGGTGCGGTCGGCAAGACCGTTTCCTACGGGGCATCGACCTCGGAAGTTCCCGCTACCGCCCTCTCGCTCTCCGATGTCGTCGCCGACATCAACGCGGGCAAGGTGCAGTGGCTGGTGCTGATGAACGTGAACCCGATGTACAACGCTCCGGCCGACCTCGAGTTTGCTGCAGCGTTCTCGAAGGTTCCGACCGTGGTTCACCTCGGTTCGCACCTCGACGAAACGGGCTATCTCGCGACCTGGCACCTGAACAACACGCATTACCTCGAGAGCTGGACCGACGCTCGCGCCTACGACGGCACGATCACGATCATCCAGCCGATGATCGCTCCGCTCTACGGTGGCGTTTCGTCGCACGACGTCTTCCAGGCGCTTCTTGATCCTTCGATCTCCGCATACGACGCAGTCGTGGCGACGGCGAAGACCTACATCAAGGGCGACTTTGCCACCTCGTGGAAGAAGGCGTTGCACGATGGCTGGGTAGAGGGTACGGCAGGCACGCAGACCGGAACGGCGAAGATCGCGACCGCTGCGAAGACCGCGCCGAGCGACCTCGAAATCCGCTTCCTTACCGATCCGTCGCTCTTCGACGGACGTTATGCGAACAACGGCTGGCTGCAGGAGCTTCCCAAGCAGGTGACGAACCTGAGCTGGGACAACGCCGCGCTGATGTCGCTCGAGACGATGGAGAAGTACAAGCTCGAAGAGAACAATGCGGTGGAGCTCGAAGTAGCGGGCCGCAAGGTGATCGCGGGCGTCCTGATGGTTCCCGGCCACGCGCCGGAAGCTGTGACGGTGCATCTCGGCTTCGGCCGCCATGCTGACGCAGGTCGCGTCGGCGCAGGCGTCGGCTTCGCTTCGTACTACCTCCGCACGGTCGCTGGTTCGGCTTCGGCTCCGCTGAAGCTGACCAAGACCCCGGACACCTATGACCTCTGCGTCACCAAGGTGCACAACATCGAGCACCGCGGCAAGTTCGCGCAGCAGGACCTCGAGCACAAGCAGTACGACACCGAGGGCACCTTCTCGCTGGCTGGACATGAAGCGAACGAGCGCGGCATCATCCGCTACGCGACGTATGAAGAAGCGGAGAAGGACGCGCAGTTCGCGCATCATTCGCTGGCTTCGGGCCTGACGACGGTCGACAAGGTTGGCTACAACCCTATGGGCGAAGATCCGGAACACTCGGACAGCTTCTTCCCGGATGCGTGGCGCTATGATCGCCCGCAGCCGACGGGTGACGGCTACCAGCTCCAGTACAAGTGGGGCATGCAGATTGACCTGAACTCCTGCGTAGGCTGTAACGCCTGCATCGTGAGCTGCTACGCCGAGAACAACATCCCGGTCGTCGGTCGCGCGCAGGTGAAGGTCGGCCGTAACATGCAGTGGCTCCGCATCGACACGTACTTCGAAGGCGATCTACACGCGCCCAAGGCGTTCATGCAGCCGATGACCTGCCAGCACTGCGAAAACGCCGGTTGCGAACAGGTTTGCCCGGTCGGCGCCACGGTACACACGCCGGAAGGCATCAACACGATGGTTTACAACCGTTGCGTGGGTACCCGTTACTGCTCGAACAACTGCCCGTACAAGGTTCGTCGTTACAACTGGATGTTGTACTCGGACTTCGATACGGAAAGCCTCAAGTTCATGCGCAACCCGGACGTTTCGGTTCGCTCGCGCGGCGTGATGGAGAAGTGCTCCTACTGCATCCAGCGCGTTGAAGCGGCGAAGATCGAAGCCGATAAGGAAAACCGCATGGTGGCCGATGGTGAGATCCTCACCGCCTGCCAGCAGGCCTGCCCGACCGAAGCGATCACCTTCGGCAACCTGAACGACCCGAACAGCAAAATTGCCAAGCTCAAGAAGAGCGAACGCAACTACGCTGTGCTGGCGGACTTGAACTTCCGTCCTCGCACGACCTACACGGCCGGCGTCATCAACCCGAACCCGGAGCTTGCTTAG
- a CDS encoding cytochrome c3 family protein translates to MAQVFDRSSNALARASLVLTGLIVIALGVALNQLQRSPWVTRQGQRPDQPVPFSHKHHVEGLGLQCQYCHTSVEKSSYAGIPPTKTCMNCHSQIWTNADLLKPVRESWATGESIKWIRVHDLPDYVYFNHEIHVNKGIGCASCHGRIDQMPLVYEENTLQMEWCLNCHRNPVNNLRPTSQIYNMAWTGPSKVTPVACAVTGKTGTTASMVDCKPVKEGVQLAGYQTFTNQKDLGLYLMDKYHIRNANELSSCEVCHR, encoded by the coding sequence ATGGCGCAAGTATTTGACCGCAGTTCGAATGCACTGGCTCGCGCGAGCCTGGTGTTGACGGGCTTGATCGTCATCGCGCTCGGTGTGGCACTGAACCAGTTGCAGCGTTCGCCCTGGGTGACGCGGCAGGGTCAGCGGCCGGACCAGCCCGTCCCGTTCAGCCACAAGCACCACGTGGAAGGCCTTGGCCTTCAGTGCCAGTACTGCCACACGTCGGTGGAAAAGAGCTCGTATGCGGGAATCCCTCCGACGAAGACGTGCATGAACTGTCACTCGCAGATCTGGACCAACGCCGATCTGTTGAAGCCGGTCCGCGAGAGCTGGGCCACGGGTGAATCGATCAAGTGGATCCGCGTACACGATTTGCCGGATTACGTGTACTTCAACCACGAGATCCACGTGAACAAGGGTATCGGCTGCGCCAGCTGCCACGGCCGCATCGACCAGATGCCGCTGGTATACGAAGAGAACACGCTCCAGATGGAGTGGTGCTTGAACTGCCATCGCAACCCGGTGAACAACCTCCGCCCGACCAGCCAGATCTACAACATGGCCTGGACCGGACCGTCGAAGGTAACCCCGGTGGCCTGCGCTGTGACGGGTAAGACCGGCACGACCGCAAGCATGGTGGATTGCAAGCCGGTGAAGGAAGGCGTCCAGCTCGCTGGCTACCAGACGTTCACCAACCAGAAGGACCTCGGCCTTTACCTGATGGACAAGTACCACATCCGCAATGCGAACGAGCTTTCGAGCTGCGAGGTGTGCCACCGATGA
- a CDS encoding prolipoprotein diacylglyceryl transferase family protein, producing the protein MSGYPHKLTMLAPHLQTELPGTLHLGALRLPVFALFATAGLVVALLFSERTAERVGLSAQKLWDAGVAAVVAAFVISRVQLVAENFTTFKIFPALVLGLPSITQLGVFLTAIFALIWLRFRRVPLLSALDAWAPCVALLTAFLDLGHFFERTEAGMPTKLPWGVTSAGDTVLGHTHPVQLYGFALATLLAAAAWTQLGRSKAGGVAAFSLFTGGVGSFLLSFLRQPTLQVSGLPLDAAQALSALMALAGVALFATISPIQPGSRVARDVPAERFDHA; encoded by the coding sequence TTGAGCGGCTATCCTCATAAGCTGACGATGCTTGCGCCCCACCTCCAAACCGAACTTCCCGGAACGCTCCACCTCGGTGCTCTCCGTCTGCCGGTCTTCGCTCTTTTTGCGACCGCCGGGCTGGTGGTGGCGCTCCTGTTCTCGGAGCGCACGGCAGAACGCGTCGGCCTGAGCGCCCAGAAGTTGTGGGACGCCGGCGTCGCTGCGGTCGTCGCCGCGTTCGTGATTTCTCGCGTGCAGCTTGTCGCGGAGAACTTTACGACCTTCAAGATCTTCCCGGCCCTGGTGCTGGGGCTGCCCTCGATCACGCAACTCGGCGTGTTCCTCACCGCCATCTTCGCGTTGATCTGGCTGCGTTTCCGTCGCGTTCCGCTTCTTTCTGCGCTGGACGCCTGGGCGCCGTGCGTCGCGTTGCTGACCGCGTTCCTCGACCTCGGCCACTTCTTCGAGCGCACGGAGGCCGGTATGCCGACGAAGCTGCCGTGGGGTGTGACGTCTGCAGGCGACACCGTCCTCGGCCACACGCATCCGGTGCAGCTTTATGGATTTGCGCTGGCGACGCTGCTTGCAGCCGCGGCGTGGACGCAACTTGGCCGCTCCAAGGCCGGTGGCGTCGCCGCGTTCTCGCTTTTCACCGGAGGAGTCGGCAGTTTTCTGCTGAGTTTCCTCCGTCAACCGACTTTGCAGGTGAGCGGCCTGCCGCTGGACGCCGCACAGGCGCTGTCCGCGCTGATGGCGCTCGCCGGGGTGGCGCTCTTCGCCACCATTTCCCCCATCCAACCCGGTAGCCGCGTCGCACGCGACGTACCCGCCGAGAGGTTCGACCATGCCTAG
- a CDS encoding RluA family pseudouridine synthase encodes MPSKNMLPKGKRRQSVKAEYRKIRTEVEDERARRLAENPFAEEENQPEEDVRAGDDFYDVDEMMADAKAPVDPSNPYLIITNPIGTRNEIQSEDYRRYEGLKRVEAERSAAIPVLDDLEAEDGVRTLTAPDIARDMRLDAYLAKALPDVSRARVQMLIENDQVRVDGVVIKAKTKLKGGEQIEIEGEPQLEPLRAEPENIPLTVIYEDKDLAVIDKPAGMTVHAGAGSAEHNRGTLVNALLYHFGEGSLAQTGDAVRPGIVHRLDKETSGLIVVAKNDVTHRKLSEMFATRDLRKVYIALAHGHLVEDEGTIDLPISRDLHRRIRMTTKRPGGRHAKTNYRVLERITSAYGKFTLVELHIETGRTHQIRVHLQALGHAVVGDPIYGAPHVLKPNNPALPILEPERHFLHAAELDFAHPRTDEALELRAPLPAELIELQEQIEQK; translated from the coding sequence ATGCCTAGTAAGAACATGCTGCCCAAGGGCAAGCGCCGCCAGTCCGTGAAGGCCGAGTACCGCAAGATCCGCACCGAGGTCGAGGACGAGCGCGCCCGCCGCCTGGCCGAGAACCCCTTCGCCGAAGAGGAGAACCAGCCCGAAGAAGACGTCCGCGCTGGCGACGACTTCTACGACGTGGACGAGATGATGGCCGACGCGAAGGCGCCGGTCGATCCGTCGAATCCGTACCTGATCATCACCAATCCGATCGGCACGCGGAACGAAATCCAGAGCGAAGACTACCGCCGCTACGAGGGCTTGAAGCGCGTGGAAGCCGAGCGCAGCGCGGCGATCCCGGTGCTCGACGACCTCGAGGCCGAGGACGGCGTTCGCACGCTGACCGCACCCGACATCGCCAGGGACATGCGCCTCGACGCGTATCTCGCCAAGGCGCTGCCAGATGTCTCGCGCGCCCGCGTGCAGATGCTGATCGAAAACGACCAGGTGCGCGTGGACGGCGTCGTCATCAAGGCGAAAACGAAGCTCAAGGGCGGCGAGCAGATCGAGATCGAAGGCGAACCGCAGCTGGAACCGCTGCGAGCCGAGCCGGAAAACATTCCGCTCACCGTCATTTATGAGGACAAGGACCTCGCTGTGATCGACAAGCCTGCGGGCATGACGGTCCACGCCGGTGCGGGCTCGGCGGAACACAACCGCGGCACGCTGGTGAACGCGCTGCTCTATCACTTCGGCGAAGGCTCGCTGGCGCAGACCGGCGACGCGGTTCGCCCTGGCATCGTGCATCGTCTGGACAAGGAAACCAGCGGTCTCATCGTCGTGGCCAAGAACGACGTGACGCATCGCAAGCTGAGCGAAATGTTCGCCACGCGCGACCTGCGCAAGGTGTACATCGCGCTGGCGCACGGCCATCTTGTAGAAGACGAAGGCACGATCGACCTGCCGATCTCGCGCGACCTGCACCGCCGCATCCGCATGACGACCAAGCGCCCCGGCGGCCGCCATGCGAAGACGAACTACCGCGTGCTGGAGCGCATCACCAGCGCCTACGGCAAGTTCACGCTCGTGGAGCTGCACATCGAGACCGGTCGTACCCATCAGATTCGCGTGCACTTGCAGGCGCTTGGGCACGCCGTCGTCGGCGACCCGATCTACGGCGCGCCACACGTGCTGAAGCCAAACAACCCCGCTCTGCCGATCCTCGAGCCGGAGCGCCACTTCCTGCACGCGGCCGAGTTGGACTTTGCCCATCCGCGCACGGACGAGGCCCTGGAACTCCGCGCACCGCTCCCTGCGGAACTCATTGAGCTGCAGGAGCAAATCGAACAGAAGTAA
- a CDS encoding VWA domain-containing protein, producing the protein MSSTKYARLVLGAVVPFFSLLSVAHAQTPALPPASTNEQQKQPTPPSEGQQPVAQNNGDDTYVIKGAGAREVDLFFTVTNHKGQFATGLQQQSFGLLDDGRPPEGVIKFQQQTNLPLRIGLMIDTSSSIRQRFEFEQQAANDFLLQILHPEDRAFVMGFDVQTNMTQDYTNRVDLLGTGIRKLRPGGGTSLFDALYKTCRDQMATLVQNNTFRKAIVMVSDGDDDYSRVYENEAIRMCQRAQTTIYAISTNTGPSRDKGDEVLQRIADATGGQAFYPTKVTDIATGFQNIEVELRSQYSLIYRPANFKQDGSFRTIYLQIADPRYAGYQVRAPKGYFAPKAEQ; encoded by the coding sequence ATGAGCTCCACGAAGTACGCGCGCCTGGTTCTTGGCGCGGTTGTCCCCTTTTTCTCGCTGCTGTCTGTCGCCCACGCGCAGACGCCTGCGCTGCCTCCCGCCTCCACCAACGAGCAACAGAAGCAGCCCACGCCTCCGAGCGAAGGCCAGCAGCCCGTCGCGCAAAATAACGGCGACGATACCTACGTCATCAAGGGTGCAGGTGCTCGCGAGGTCGATCTCTTCTTCACGGTCACCAACCACAAGGGCCAGTTCGCCACCGGTCTGCAGCAGCAGAGCTTTGGCCTGCTCGACGACGGTCGTCCGCCCGAAGGCGTCATCAAGTTCCAGCAGCAGACCAACCTGCCGCTCCGTATCGGTCTCATGATCGATACGTCGAGCTCCATTCGCCAGCGCTTCGAGTTCGAGCAGCAGGCAGCCAACGACTTCCTGCTGCAGATTCTGCATCCGGAAGACCGCGCCTTCGTCATGGGCTTCGATGTGCAGACGAACATGACGCAGGACTACACGAACCGCGTTGACCTGCTCGGCACCGGCATCCGTAAGCTGCGCCCCGGCGGCGGTACCAGCCTCTTCGACGCGCTCTATAAGACCTGCCGCGACCAGATGGCGACGCTCGTGCAGAACAACACCTTCCGCAAGGCCATCGTCATGGTCTCCGACGGTGACGACGATTACTCGCGCGTCTATGAGAACGAAGCGATCCGCATGTGCCAGCGCGCACAGACGACGATCTACGCGATCTCCACCAACACCGGCCCCTCGCGCGACAAGGGCGACGAAGTGCTGCAGCGCATCGCCGACGCGACCGGCGGACAGGCCTTTTACCCCACAAAGGTGACCGACATCGCCACCGGCTTTCAGAACATCGAAGTCGAGCTGCGCAGCCAGTACTCGCTGATCTACCGCCCCGCAAACTTCAAGCAGGACGGCAGCTTCCGCACCATCTACCTGCAGATCGCCGACCCGCGCTACGCGGGCTACCAGGTGCGCGCGCCCAAGGGCTACTTCGCGCCGAAGGCTGAGCAGTAA